A genomic window from Molothrus ater isolate BHLD 08-10-18 breed brown headed cowbird chromosome Z unlocalized genomic scaffold, BPBGC_Mater_1.1 matZ_random_MA36, whole genome shotgun sequence includes:
- the LOC118699159 gene encoding uncharacterized protein LOC118699159, with product MAVWAEPPPPTGGPGGAAAYLPAAEWSHVQAGAGGNGVGDGESPALPRSSPPSPARAGAALGARGPERSAPLRPRAAGAAAAVALRALWAQSAIDAMAELPLPAGLSASTFPAKLWRLVNSPRVRSVRWDSRAQGLLVDRSLFEQELLSSGDAHGAGAEGAGPAPDSFQATHFGSFVRQLNLYGFRKVPGWVVSDEPGDAGGWLHFKNPNFRRDRPDLLLRIKRLTRANRQRLAAGLDVRSRQPRRFQQLHTERAVPSFPAGQPPRAVLSYHNLAAASSEGLELLPGPSRLSAGAQEADVFLRSPKKVFATSGLPGISSEEPGTGKFQSSHELITPLVPMKLKCQPELIVPLVPVDHHNPSMVSSERSSCTSSEQQLPALSPSARPDTSAPSTPGGSAGFAAWTAPSWLWKTPGEEELPPPDLDMVLETLEEMFSPSAQGNINVAPESSGGEPVDRAAAEGALAGTESCRNNSQEPEELDIHLIYLARRAALREKKNQRESL from the exons ATGGCGGTGTGGGCGGAGCCGCCCCCGCCCACAGGCGGCCCTGGCGGAGCGGCCGCCTACCTGCCCGCCGCTGAATGGAGCCATGTGCAGGCCGGAGCGGGCGGGAACGGCGTCGGAGATGGTGAAT ccccggctctgCCGCGCTCGTCCCCGCCAAGTCCGGcccgcgccggggccgcgctgGGCGCGCGCGGGCCCGAGCGCAGCGCCCCCCTCAGGCCGCGCGCCGCTGGTGCAGCCGCGGCCGTTGCGCTGCGGGCGTTGTGGGCACAGTCGGCGATCGACGCCATGGCGGAGCTGCCGCTGCCCGCCGGGCTCAGCGCCAGCACCTTCCCCGCCAAGCTGTGGCGCCTGGTGAACAGCCCCCGCGTCCGCTCCGTGCGCTGGGACAGCCGCGCCCAGGGGCTGCTCGTCGACCGCTCCCTCTtcgagcaggagctgctcagctcgGGCGACGCCCACGGGGCGGGCGCTGAGGGGGCGGGACCAGCCCCGGACTCCTTCCAAGCCACGCACTTCGGCAGCTTCGTGCGGCAGCTCAACCTCTACGGCTTCCGCAAAGTGCCGGGCTGGGTTGTCTCAGATGAGCCGGGCGATGCCGGGGGCTGGCTCCACTTCAAGAACCCCAACTTTCGCCGCGACCGCCCCGACCTCCTGCTCCGCATCAAGCGCCTGACCAGGGCCAACAGGCAGCGGCTGGCGGCGGGGCTGGACGTGCGCAGCCGCCAGCCCAGAcgcttccagcagctccacacgGAGCGGGCGGTGCCCTCCTTCCCCGCCGGGCAACCGCCCAGAGCCG TGCTCTCGTACCACAACCTTGCTGCTGCCTCATCTGAGGGTTTAGAGCTGCTTCCAGGCCCTTCCAGGCTAAGTGCAGGTGCTCAGGAGGCTGATGTTTTCCTAAGGTCACCCAAGAAAGTCTTTGCCACATCTGGACTTCCTGGGATTTCATCGGAGGAACCAGGCACAGGCAAATTTCAATCCAGCCATGAGCTCATCACTCCACTGGTTCCCATGAAGCTTAAATGCCAACCTGAGCTCATCGTTCCTCTGGTTCCTGTAGACCATCACAACCCTTCCATGGTCTCttcagagaggagcagctgcacatcTTCAGAGCAGCAGTTGCCAGCCCTCAGCCCATCAG CCAGGCCAGACACTTCAGCccccagcactccaggtggCAGTGCAGGTTTTGCAGCATGGACAGCCCCCAGCTGGCTGTGGAAAACTCCTGGGGAAGAGGAATTGCCACCGCCAGATCTGGACATGGTGCTTGAGACACTGGAGGAGAtgttttctccctctgctcag GGGAATATTAATGTTGCCCCTGAGTCTTCAGGAGGGGAGCCTgtggacagagctgcagcagagggagctTTGGCTGGCACCGAGAGCTGCAGGAACAATTCCCAGGAGCCCGAGGAGCTTG ATATCCACCTGATCTACCTCGCCAGGAGGGCTGCCCTGCGTGAGAAGAAGAAtcagagagagagcctgtga